Proteins from a genomic interval of Stenotrophomonas maltophilia R551-3:
- a CDS encoding YncE family protein codes for MFRNPLFRSAALAVAVSLSLGVPSAFADNAPTASATAAVQRQAVAKGLYELAYSPKQNAVFVASSGGFGDDAGPAQVLRLNPTTLAVETRIPLERKAFGVVLDDTQNRLYVGNTVDLSVTVVDTAQNKAVGTIQLMEKKTGKDGKAAYTHDLRELVVDSAANRLYLTGHSSQPDVSSVLFVIDTTTLKVVNTIDGLGYAKAPGLALDAANKRVYTSNLLADLVVVGTDSNKVVAQHKIAAEQPMNIALDPAGKRLFVTDQGSEFLRGYQTKSSGLVSKHPGQRVLVLDRSTGKELASIPTDAGPLGILLDAPRKRLYVTNREAGTVTAYNSDSYQKVATYTVPTHPNSLALDAKNNVLFVSIKNGEKDDKGADESVARIQL; via the coding sequence ATGTTCCGTAATCCTCTCTTCCGCTCGGCCGCCCTGGCCGTTGCCGTTTCGCTCAGCCTCGGCGTGCCCTCCGCGTTCGCCGACAACGCCCCCACCGCCAGTGCCACCGCCGCCGTGCAGCGCCAGGCTGTGGCCAAGGGGCTGTACGAGCTGGCCTACAGCCCGAAGCAGAATGCCGTCTTCGTGGCCTCGTCCGGTGGCTTCGGCGATGACGCCGGCCCGGCCCAGGTGCTGCGCCTGAACCCGACCACGCTGGCCGTGGAAACCCGCATCCCGCTGGAGCGCAAGGCGTTCGGCGTGGTGCTGGATGACACCCAAAACCGCCTGTACGTGGGCAACACCGTGGACCTGTCGGTGACGGTGGTCGACACCGCGCAGAACAAGGCCGTCGGCACCATCCAGCTGATGGAGAAGAAGACCGGCAAGGATGGCAAGGCCGCCTACACCCACGACCTGCGCGAGCTGGTGGTCGACAGCGCCGCCAACCGCCTGTACTTGACCGGCCACAGCAGCCAGCCGGACGTGAGCAGCGTGCTGTTCGTGATCGATACCACCACGCTGAAGGTGGTCAACACCATCGACGGCCTGGGCTATGCGAAGGCGCCGGGCCTGGCGCTGGATGCGGCCAACAAGCGCGTCTACACCAGCAACCTGCTGGCCGACCTGGTGGTGGTGGGCACCGATTCGAACAAGGTGGTGGCACAGCACAAGATCGCCGCCGAGCAGCCGATGAACATCGCTCTGGATCCGGCAGGCAAGCGCCTGTTCGTGACCGACCAGGGCTCGGAATTCCTGCGTGGCTACCAGACCAAGAGCAGCGGCCTGGTCAGCAAGCATCCGGGCCAGCGCGTGCTGGTGCTCGATCGCAGCACCGGCAAGGAACTGGCCAGCATCCCGACCGATGCCGGTCCGCTGGGCATCCTGCTGGATGCACCGCGCAAGCGCCTGTACGTGACCAACCGCGAAGCGGGCACGGTGACCGCCTACAACAGTGACAGCTACCAGAAGGTGGCCACCTACACCGTGCCGACCCACCCGAACAGCCTGGCGCTGGATGCGAAGAACAACGTGTTGTTCGTGAGCATCAAGAACGGCGAGAAGGACGACAAGGGCGCTGACGAGAGCGTGGCGCGGATTCAGCTGTAA
- a CDS encoding XVIPCD domain-containing protein codes for MDKPRYAVEIIIAAPGTPLIDKKTGSQEVIDGVPQTSGPGHMFYVLRAPGQQPQSYGFAPIEHGSVNGQGKVMNDDATIYKDPHYSRTLEISEEQYRKLEAFGTYPSKYGFDLQYKDVRHNCVDFTWEALNHAGIERKRSIDVNALGGGIGQLLPDVRIPLESKGAGKDGFRPLRNIHGVDSIDPPFPDSELNQKKTNPLPARSFQQRILSDAEGVGERSGDHLARHGNDLLLSQIHQGVALLDAERGRAFDATSENISASLYALAKANGLTQVDHVLVSDRTAQADVAQNIFIVQGERDDPAQLRASMPTAVAAQTPAETSFERAEQLSQSAQSRTQDELQQRQVQEQSGPRMA; via the coding sequence ATGGACAAGCCACGTTACGCCGTCGAGATCATCATCGCCGCCCCCGGTACGCCGTTGATAGACAAGAAGACCGGTAGCCAGGAAGTTATTGATGGGGTGCCGCAGACTTCCGGGCCAGGCCACATGTTCTACGTGCTTCGTGCGCCCGGTCAGCAGCCTCAGAGCTATGGGTTTGCACCCATAGAACACGGAAGCGTGAACGGCCAAGGCAAGGTCATGAATGATGATGCGACGATCTACAAGGACCCCCATTACAGCCGCACTCTCGAAATCAGCGAGGAGCAGTACAGGAAGCTTGAAGCGTTCGGCACGTACCCAAGTAAGTACGGCTTCGATCTGCAATACAAGGACGTGCGGCACAACTGCGTGGACTTCACCTGGGAAGCGCTTAACCATGCAGGCATCGAGCGGAAAAGAAGCATCGACGTGAACGCGCTGGGAGGCGGTATTGGCCAATTGCTTCCCGATGTCCGTATTCCCTTGGAGAGCAAGGGCGCAGGCAAGGATGGATTCCGACCGCTGCGCAACATCCATGGTGTGGACAGCATTGATCCGCCGTTTCCGGACAGCGAGCTCAATCAGAAGAAAACCAATCCCTTGCCCGCGCGCAGCTTCCAGCAACGCATCCTGAGCGACGCTGAGGGCGTGGGCGAACGAAGCGGTGATCATCTCGCCAGGCACGGCAACGATTTGCTGCTCTCGCAGATCCACCAGGGCGTGGCCCTGCTCGATGCAGAGCGGGGCCGCGCCTTCGATGCCACCAGCGAGAACATCAGCGCCAGCCTGTACGCCCTGGCCAAAGCGAACGGCCTGACCCAGGTCGACCACGTGCTGGTGAGCGATCGCACGGCGCAGGCCGATGTGGCGCAGAACATCTTCATCGTGCAGGGCGAGCGCGACGACCCGGCACAGCTGCGCGCCAGCATGCCAACTGCGGTGGCCGCGCAGACACCGGCGGAAACCTCGTTCGAGCGTGCCGAGCAGCTGTCGCAGTCTGCGCAGTCGCGCACGCAGGATGAGCTGCAGCAGCGCCAGGTGCAGGAGCAGTCCGGGCCGCGTATGGCCTAG
- a CDS encoding nuclear transport factor 2 family protein gives MLLLTLPLLAAGLAAAPSPAEDLRQQIRQADTQLFAVAFEACDADRAAAMTTEDMEFFHDKDGKSASSREDFRRSVANMCSNARKGGWSLRRELVEPSLQVFPLHDERALEIGDHRFHERGKDGVERWVGQARFIQVWRRVDGRWLAERVISYDHRAAD, from the coding sequence ATGTTGCTGCTCACCCTGCCCCTGCTCGCCGCCGGTCTCGCTGCCGCACCGTCGCCCGCCGAAGACCTGCGCCAACAGATCCGCCAGGCCGACACCCAGCTGTTCGCCGTCGCCTTCGAGGCCTGCGATGCCGACCGGGCCGCCGCGATGACCACCGAAGACATGGAGTTCTTCCATGACAAGGACGGCAAGTCTGCCAGCAGCCGCGAGGACTTCCGCCGCAGCGTGGCCAACATGTGCAGCAATGCGCGCAAGGGCGGCTGGAGCCTGCGTCGTGAACTGGTGGAACCTTCGCTGCAGGTGTTCCCCTTGCACGACGAGCGGGCGCTGGAGATCGGCGACCACCGCTTCCATGAACGCGGCAAGGACGGCGTGGAGCGCTGGGTAGGCCAGGCCCGCTTCATCCAGGTCTGGCGCCGCGTAGACGGGCGCTGGTTGGCCGAACGGGTAATCAGCTACGACCATCGTGCGGCGGATTGA
- a CDS encoding XVIPCD domain-containing protein, which yields MADITPNHPEYGLNQQIRQGVAALDAQHGRPFDQTSERLTASLTVLAREQGLQQVDHVLVSNATGNHPAGHNIFVVQGDPANPAHLRAMMPTAVAAQTPVEQSMQKLGIAPQQPAMGQLPEQQAREQEQQQNPAHRLG from the coding sequence ATGGCAGACATCACCCCCAACCACCCCGAGTACGGCCTCAACCAGCAGATCCGTCAGGGCGTGGCCGCACTGGACGCCCAGCATGGCCGTCCGTTCGACCAGACCAGCGAGCGCCTGACCGCCAGCCTGACCGTTCTCGCCCGCGAACAGGGCCTGCAGCAGGTCGACCATGTGCTGGTCAGCAACGCCACGGGCAATCATCCAGCTGGGCACAACATCTTCGTGGTGCAGGGCGACCCGGCCAATCCCGCGCACCTGCGCGCGATGATGCCGACCGCTGTGGCGGCGCAGACGCCGGTGGAGCAATCGATGCAGAAGCTGGGCATTGCCCCGCAGCAGCCCGCCATGGGGCAGCTGCCCGAACAGCAGGCCCGTGAGCAGGAACAGCAGCAGAACCCGGCACACCGCCTGGGTTGA
- a CDS encoding XVIPCD domain-containing protein codes for MEQATRYTATLYLAAPGTPLKSGGISPRGHMYLQVAAGGEAHSYGFAPPRQAPGETRTDVQYAQVRHDDADEHLDPYYSRTLEITEEHYGCLRDFAEEPAEFEFDVDRPATINRCSDFVWAALHYAGLHPLPAPLDGGSNLGEFAVLFNLPEIQCIAAPFPGSDLNAETHHAMPEREAEHHRQGDRASDEPPPTPIEVAGTLLDPSHPDHRLFAQLIQKVAELDAAHGRPFDAASQRISASLLVLAKQNNLSRVDHVLLSQPTKSSHAAESIFIVQGDRNDPGHRRASIATEVAAKTDVADSLRLKEQ; via the coding sequence ATGGAGCAGGCAACACGCTACACGGCAACGCTGTACCTGGCCGCCCCCGGTACCCCACTTAAGAGTGGGGGCATCTCACCGCGCGGCCACATGTACCTGCAGGTAGCCGCGGGCGGCGAGGCCCACAGTTACGGCTTCGCACCGCCGCGCCAGGCGCCGGGCGAAACCCGCACCGACGTGCAGTACGCGCAGGTGCGCCACGACGATGCCGACGAGCATCTGGACCCGTATTACAGCCGCACCCTGGAAATCACCGAGGAGCATTACGGCTGCCTGCGTGATTTCGCCGAGGAACCGGCAGAGTTCGAATTCGATGTTGATCGCCCGGCCACCATCAACCGTTGCAGCGATTTCGTCTGGGCGGCGCTGCACTACGCCGGCCTGCATCCGCTGCCGGCGCCGCTGGACGGCGGCAGCAATCTGGGCGAGTTCGCGGTGTTGTTCAACCTGCCGGAAATCCAGTGCATTGCCGCGCCGTTCCCGGGCAGCGATCTGAATGCCGAAACCCACCATGCGATGCCCGAGCGCGAGGCCGAACACCATCGCCAGGGCGACCGCGCCAGCGATGAGCCGCCGCCGACGCCGATTGAAGTGGCCGGCACGCTGCTGGACCCCTCGCATCCGGACCATCGCCTGTTCGCGCAGCTGATTCAGAAAGTAGCCGAGCTGGACGCCGCGCATGGCCGCCCGTTCGATGCGGCCAGCCAGCGCATCAGTGCCAGCCTGCTGGTGCTGGCCAAGCAGAACAATCTTTCGCGGGTGGACCACGTGCTGCTCAGCCAGCCGACCAAAAGCAGCCATGCCGCCGAGAGCATCTTCATCGTGCAGGGCGATCGCAACGACCCGGGGCACCGCCGCGCCAGCATCGCCACCGAGGTGGCGGCCAAGACCGATGTGGCCGATTCGCTGCGCTTGAAAGAGCAGTAA
- a CDS encoding alpha/beta fold hydrolase, whose translation MPASRIRLHVEDTGGDGRPVILIHGWPLSADAWKTQVSILRDAQYRVISYDRRGFGRSDKPAEGYDYDTLAADLAGLIEERDLRDVTLVGFSMGGGEVARYVANHGQDRLHSVVFAAAVPPYLLRSDDNPEGPLTQEKADEMRSGLEKDREAFFDGFTRDFFSANGQLMVTEETRQAAIALCHQSDQTAALGCMHSFATTDFREDLKKTTVPTLILHGDSDAIVPFERSGERTHQAIVGSEVVILDGAPHGCNTSHADHFNLALLNFLR comes from the coding sequence ATGCCTGCTTCCCGCATCCGCCTGCACGTTGAAGACACCGGTGGCGACGGTCGCCCGGTCATCCTGATCCACGGCTGGCCGCTGTCCGCCGATGCCTGGAAGACGCAGGTGTCGATCCTGCGCGATGCCCAGTACCGCGTGATCAGCTACGACCGCCGTGGTTTCGGCCGTTCCGACAAGCCGGCCGAGGGCTATGACTACGACACGCTGGCGGCCGATCTGGCCGGGTTGATCGAGGAGCGTGACCTGCGTGACGTCACCTTGGTCGGCTTCTCGATGGGCGGCGGTGAGGTGGCGCGCTATGTGGCCAATCACGGGCAGGATCGCCTGCACAGCGTGGTGTTTGCTGCTGCGGTGCCGCCGTATCTGCTGCGCAGTGACGACAATCCGGAAGGGCCGCTCACCCAGGAAAAGGCCGATGAAATGCGCAGCGGTCTGGAGAAGGATCGCGAGGCCTTCTTCGATGGCTTCACCCGCGACTTCTTCAGCGCCAATGGCCAGTTGATGGTGACCGAAGAGACGCGTCAGGCGGCGATCGCGCTGTGCCATCAGTCTGATCAGACTGCGGCGCTGGGCTGCATGCATTCCTTCGCCACCACCGACTTCCGCGAAGACCTGAAGAAGACCACCGTGCCCACCCTGATCCTGCACGGCGACAGTGATGCCATCGTGCCCTTCGAGCGCTCTGGCGAACGCACCCATCAGGCGATTGTCGGCAGCGAAGTGGTGATCCTGGACGGTGCGCCGCATGGCTGCAACACCAGCCATGCTGATCACTTCAATCTGGCACTGCTGAACTTCCTACGTTGA
- a CDS encoding class I SAM-dependent methyltransferase: protein MPHYTGPLLTRDSADNLRRAHDKGAAEWQGSLDLGRSQDSVALNADGFHFRGQAYPWPGKLKDRTLYYWDGEDFAPISRYSGSLIKLVPTEWGAPTFEIDGIKMLPTSKLSPFEDARRKVELVAPAGKVILDTCGGLGYFAACALEAGVGQIRSFEKNADVMWLRTLNPWSPDPESAAAGGRLRFSHGDVSQQIEQVASNSVDAILHDPPRFGIAGELYSQVFYDHLARVIRKGGRLFHYTGAPNKLTSGRDVPREVAKRLEKAGFKAELALDGVLAVKR, encoded by the coding sequence CCCCTGCTGACCCGCGACAGCGCTGACAACCTGCGCCGTGCCCATGACAAGGGCGCTGCTGAATGGCAGGGCTCGCTCGACCTGGGCCGGAGCCAGGACAGCGTGGCCCTGAACGCCGACGGCTTCCACTTCCGTGGCCAGGCCTACCCGTGGCCGGGCAAGCTGAAGGACCGCACGCTGTACTACTGGGACGGCGAGGACTTCGCACCGATCTCGCGCTACAGCGGCTCGCTGATCAAGCTGGTGCCGACCGAATGGGGCGCACCGACCTTCGAGATCGACGGCATCAAGATGCTGCCGACCTCCAAGCTGTCACCGTTCGAGGACGCGCGCCGCAAGGTCGAGCTGGTTGCCCCGGCCGGCAAGGTCATCCTCGATACCTGCGGTGGCCTGGGCTACTTCGCCGCCTGCGCGCTGGAAGCCGGTGTCGGCCAGATCCGCTCGTTCGAGAAGAACGCCGATGTGATGTGGCTGCGCACGCTCAACCCGTGGTCTCCAGATCCGGAATCGGCTGCGGCCGGTGGCCGCCTGCGGTTCAGCCACGGGGACGTCTCGCAGCAGATCGAACAGGTGGCCAGCAACAGTGTCGACGCGATCCTGCACGACCCGCCGCGCTTCGGCATCGCCGGCGAGCTGTACTCGCAGGTGTTCTACGACCACCTCGCCCGCGTCATCCGCAAGGGCGGACGCCTGTTCCATTACACCGGCGCGCCGAACAAGTTGACCAGCGGCCGCGACGTGCCGCGTGAAGTAGCCAAGCGCCTGGAAAAGGCCGGCTTCAAGGCCGAACTGGCGCTGGACGGTGTGCTGGCCGTCAAGCGCTGA
- a CDS encoding polysaccharide deacetylase family protein yields the protein MRWLLRAVPLLLCSLAVHAAEVDRRIAVTIDDLPWARVDEIVPPDLQARHEALMAQLRQAGVPVVGFVNENKLEIDGQVQPARVQMLRDWLDGGYVLGNHTYSHMDLNAKGVPAFQRDFLRGETVLRPLLAERGLKPQWMRHPYLRAGRTPEERAEMDVFFKAHGYRVAPVTVDNSEWVWAFAYANVMNEQPDSPEREATLAQLRKGYVPYMLNKLDYYEKQSQALLGYTLPQVWLMHANELNAATFAELVAATKRRGYRFISLDEAMRDPAYARGAEGYSGRYGPSWLHRWAMAEKKPKDFYAGEPVVPAWVMKLAKVDSE from the coding sequence ATGCGTTGGTTGCTGCGTGCTGTGCCGTTGCTGCTGTGTTCGTTGGCGGTACATGCCGCCGAAGTGGACCGCCGGATTGCGGTGACCATCGACGATCTGCCCTGGGCACGGGTGGATGAGATCGTGCCGCCGGATCTGCAGGCACGCCATGAGGCGCTGATGGCACAACTCCGCCAGGCGGGTGTGCCGGTGGTGGGCTTCGTCAACGAGAACAAACTCGAAATCGACGGGCAGGTGCAGCCGGCGCGGGTGCAGATGCTGCGCGACTGGCTGGACGGCGGCTACGTGCTGGGCAACCACACGTATTCGCACATGGATCTGAATGCCAAGGGCGTGCCTGCGTTCCAGCGGGATTTCCTGCGTGGTGAAACGGTGCTGCGGCCCTTGCTGGCCGAGCGCGGACTGAAGCCGCAATGGATGCGCCATCCCTATCTGCGTGCCGGGCGCACGCCGGAAGAACGCGCGGAGATGGACGTGTTCTTCAAGGCGCACGGCTACCGCGTGGCGCCGGTGACGGTCGACAACAGTGAGTGGGTGTGGGCGTTCGCCTATGCCAATGTTATGAACGAACAGCCTGACTCACCCGAGCGCGAGGCGACGCTGGCACAGCTGCGCAAGGGCTATGTGCCCTACATGCTGAACAAGCTGGACTACTACGAGAAGCAGTCGCAGGCGCTGCTGGGCTATACGCTGCCGCAGGTGTGGTTGATGCACGCGAACGAGCTCAATGCAGCCACGTTCGCCGAACTGGTGGCGGCGACGAAGCGGCGCGGCTATCGCTTCATTTCACTGGACGAGGCGATGCGTGACCCGGCCTATGCGCGTGGTGCCGAGGGCTACAGCGGACGCTATGGCCCGAGCTGGCTGCACCGCTGGGCGATGGCCGAGAAGAAGCCGAAAGACTTCTACGCCGGAGAACCGGTGGTGCCGGCGTGGGTGATGAAGCTGGCCAAGGTGGATTCGGAGTGA